The Octadecabacter arcticus 238 genome contains a region encoding:
- a CDS encoding IS3 family transposase, translating into MARRYTDEFRCDAVRIAATSGLTRPQAASNFGSGLWTLNKWVQKHQHDDLMAGPHEDVEKENACLRREVQLLREERDVLKLRRLKIDPVDQL; encoded by the coding sequence ATGGCAAGGAGATACACCGACGAGTTTCGCTGTGATGCGGTGCGCATCGCAGCGACCAGCGGTCTGACAAGACCACAAGCGGCGTCAAATTTTGGGAGTGGGCTTTGGACGCTAAACAAGTGGGTCCAAAAGCATCAGCATGATGACCTTATGGCAGGTCCGCACGAGGACGTTGAGAAAGAAAATGCCTGCCTGCGCAGGGAAGTTCAGCTTCTCCGCGAGGAGAGGGATGTGTTAAAGTTGCGGCGTTTAAAAATTGATCCAGTGGATCAACTGTAG
- a CDS encoding alpha/beta hydrolase: protein MTDTFVTPQKRTIAYHLTDGTGPMVVFLGGFKSDMNGTKAVFLENWAKKVGRAFLRFDYSGHGESSGEFEDGCIGDWFDDATAMLDLIAGPVVLVGSSMGGWISLQIARAQSGRVAGLVTIAAAADFTEDGFWVGFDAAQKAELEAEGRVAVPSEYGDPYIITKRLIEEGRDRFVLRKPLSLPCAVRFLQGTADTSVPVSTALKLFEHAECADMRLTLVDEADHSFSDAACLELIVASITDVLAARETGTR from the coding sequence ATGACTGATACTTTCGTGACACCGCAAAAGCGCACAATTGCCTATCATTTGACCGATGGCACGGGGCCAATGGTGGTTTTTTTGGGTGGATTTAAGTCCGACATGAACGGCACGAAGGCAGTATTCCTCGAAAACTGGGCCAAAAAGGTGGGTCGAGCGTTCTTGCGATTCGACTATTCTGGGCACGGCGAAAGCAGTGGCGAATTTGAAGATGGCTGCATTGGCGATTGGTTTGACGACGCAACCGCCATGTTGGACCTGATCGCGGGGCCGGTGGTTCTGGTCGGATCGAGCATGGGCGGCTGGATATCGTTGCAGATCGCGCGCGCGCAGTCCGGCCGCGTCGCAGGTCTGGTGACGATTGCTGCGGCCGCTGATTTTACCGAGGACGGGTTTTGGGTGGGCTTCGACGCGGCACAAAAGGCAGAACTTGAGGCCGAGGGCCGCGTGGCCGTGCCGTCCGAGTACGGCGATCCCTACATCATCACCAAGCGGTTGATTGAAGAGGGGCGGGATCGTTTCGTTTTGCGCAAGCCGTTGTCATTGCCGTGTGCGGTGCGATTCCTGCAGGGCACGGCGGACACGTCTGTCCCTGTGAGCACGGCGTTGAAATTGTTTGAGCATGCCGAGTGCGCGGACATGCGGCTCACGTTGGTGGACGAGGCGGATCATTCGTTTTCGGACGCCGCGTGTTTGGAGCTTATTGTGGCGTCGATCACAGATGTGCTTGCGGCGCGAGAAACAGGAACGCGCTAG
- a CDS encoding alpha/beta fold hydrolase — translation MAEPLVLLPGMMCDARVWATQLTVLSYQRPVTIAPVCMGDRIEEIASELLSCLPTKFALCGHGLGGAIALELIRRAPERVIRLALIGTNPLSDTPQEAADREPRMIGAKSGRFEPMLRNDILPRHIGGGPLRAHSIAEMQEMAMSLGADTYVRQERAMQRRRDQQSTLRRITQPTLILAGEDDQIVPLKRQEFLAELIPYAKLGVLHGVGHTVMLEDPEGTTEALYTWMRQPLVLR, via the coding sequence ATGGCAGAACCCCTCGTTTTATTGCCAGGTATGATGTGTGACGCGCGTGTCTGGGCGACCCAGCTGACGGTGCTGAGCTACCAACGCCCCGTGACGATTGCGCCTGTGTGCATGGGCGACCGGATCGAAGAAATTGCATCCGAATTGCTGTCGTGTTTGCCAACAAAATTTGCGCTGTGTGGTCATGGTTTGGGCGGTGCGATCGCGCTTGAGCTGATCCGCCGTGCGCCGGAACGTGTTATTCGGCTGGCGCTGATCGGGACCAACCCGCTGAGCGACACCCCGCAAGAGGCCGCAGACCGCGAACCACGGATGATTGGCGCAAAATCTGGCCGTTTCGAGCCGATGTTGAGGAATGATATTTTGCCCCGTCATATCGGGGGAGGGCCGCTTCGCGCCCATTCGATCGCCGAAATGCAGGAAATGGCGATGTCATTGGGGGCTGATACCTATGTGCGCCAAGAACGCGCGATGCAGCGGCGGCGGGACCAGCAAAGCACCCTGCGCCGCATTACCCAGCCGACGTTAATTTTGGCGGGGGAAGATGACCAGATCGTGCCGCTGAAACGGCAGGAATTTCTTGCGGAATTGATTCCATACGCCAAGTTAGGCGTGCTGCATGGCGTTGGCCACACGGTGATGCTGGAAGACCCCGAAGGCACAACCGAGGCGCTGTATACGTGGATGCGCCAGCCGTTGGTTTTGCGCTGA